The Deltaproteobacteria bacterium genome includes a region encoding these proteins:
- the glpK gene encoding glycerol kinase GlpK: MSRYLLALDQGTTSSRALLFDREGRMVAVDQHEFPQHFPKPGWVEHDPAEIWESQLRAARGVLAQARVPAAEIAAIGITNQRETTVVWDRRSGEPIHRAIVWQSRQSAPICERLRAAGLAPEVRARTGLVIDAYFSATKIRFVLDAVPGAQARAERGELAFGTVDSWLIHRLTNGRVHATDPSNASRTMIYGIETRDWDPVLLEALGIPRALLPRVVDSSGVVAETDPEWFGRSIPIAGIAGDQQAALFGQGCFEAGRAKNTYGTGCFLLQHVGDAPRPSTNGLVTTVAWGIGGRFEYALEGSVFVAGAAVQWLRDGLRIVADAAETEAAARSVPDNGGVYLVPAFVGLGAPYWDERARGVLVGLTRGTTREHVVRATLEAIAYQSRDLVECMAADAGLRPSALRVDGGACRNAFLMQFQADVLGIPVERPRMLEVTAFGAAALAGLGVGVFRDRAALESVTGEATTRFEPELPAARRDALYAGWKRAVERARAWDES; this comes from the coding sequence GTGAGCCGCTACCTGCTCGCCCTCGACCAGGGCACCACCTCCTCGCGCGCGCTGCTCTTCGATCGCGAAGGCCGGATGGTGGCCGTCGACCAGCACGAGTTCCCCCAGCACTTTCCGAAGCCGGGCTGGGTCGAGCACGATCCCGCCGAGATCTGGGAGAGCCAGCTCCGCGCGGCGCGCGGGGTGCTCGCGCAGGCCCGCGTGCCGGCCGCCGAGATCGCCGCGATCGGGATCACGAACCAGCGCGAGACCACGGTCGTCTGGGACCGCCGCAGCGGCGAGCCGATCCACCGCGCGATCGTGTGGCAGTCGCGGCAGAGCGCCCCGATCTGCGAGCGGCTGCGGGCGGCCGGGCTCGCGCCCGAGGTGCGCGCGCGCACGGGGCTCGTGATCGACGCCTACTTCTCGGCCACCAAGATCCGCTTCGTGCTCGACGCCGTGCCGGGCGCGCAGGCGCGCGCCGAGCGCGGCGAGCTCGCCTTCGGCACCGTCGACTCGTGGCTGATCCACCGGCTCACGAATGGACGGGTCCACGCGACCGATCCCTCGAACGCGTCGCGAACGATGATCTACGGCATCGAGACGCGCGACTGGGACCCCGTGCTGCTCGAGGCGCTCGGGATCCCGCGCGCCCTGCTGCCGCGCGTGGTGGACTCGAGCGGCGTCGTCGCCGAGACGGACCCCGAGTGGTTCGGCCGCTCGATCCCGATCGCCGGGATCGCGGGCGACCAGCAGGCCGCGCTCTTCGGGCAGGGCTGCTTCGAGGCGGGCCGCGCCAAGAACACCTACGGCACCGGCTGCTTCTTGCTCCAGCACGTCGGGGATGCCCCGCGTCCCTCGACGAACGGCCTGGTCACCACCGTGGCGTGGGGCATCGGCGGGCGCTTCGAGTACGCGCTGGAAGGAAGCGTCTTCGTGGCCGGTGCGGCGGTGCAGTGGCTGCGCGACGGCCTGCGGATCGTGGCGGACGCGGCCGAGACGGAGGCCGCGGCGCGCTCGGTTCCGGACAACGGCGGGGTCTACCTGGTTCCCGCCTTCGTCGGGCTCGGCGCTCCCTACTGGGACGAGCGCGCCCGCGGTGTGCTGGTCGGCCTCACGCGCGGCACCACGCGCGAGCACGTGGTGCGGGCGACGCTCGAAGCGATCGCGTACCAGAGCCGGGACCTGGTCGAGTGCATGGCCGCCGACGCCGGGCTGCGGCCGTCGGCGCTGCGCGTCGACGGAGGCGCGTGCCGCAACGCGTTCCTGATGCAGTTCCAGGCCGACGTGCTGGGGATCCCGGTCGAGCGGCCGCGTATGCTCGAGGTCACCGCCTTCGGAGCCGCCGCGCTGGCGGGCCTCGGCGTCGGTGTGTTCCGTGATCGCGCGGCGCTCGAATCCGTCACGGGCGAGGCGACGACGCGCTTCGAGCCCGAGCTCCCCGCCGCCCGTCGCGACGCCCTCTACGCCGGCTGGAAGCGCGCGGTCGAGCGGGCGCGCGCGTGGGACGAGTCGTGA
- the ftsY gene encoding signal recognition particle-docking protein FtsY, which translates to MEQAQAFAPLLERLGPFFAWLAAHPRGALLAIAAVPVALTALVLVFGRRPSAPPEAAIELPPPSPPQIAAPAAETPVPAPAPLASAAPAPARTVAPAPSEPVVEAPASRPAAAPRAAPAAPAAPPARPAAPPAPAPRPARLADRLARTRSALVGGLGRLLAGRRLEGDALDELEALLFGADLGVRTTESLLDAVRSQAAGGDAGDLRRVLREAILEKLRRVEPKGLPLAIEAAPHVVLVLGVNGSGKTTTIGKLAALHAGEGRRVVLGAGDTFRAAAIEQLEIWGGRVGCEVVKGVAGGDPAAVAFDTVKAARARHADVAIIDTAGRLQTKAPLVEELRKIVRVIGRDCPGAPHQTLLVIDANTGQNAISQARVFLEAAGVTGLVLTKLDGTAKGGVLVGLADEFGIPVHWVGVGEGVEDLRAFRAEEFVDALFAADEGAA; encoded by the coding sequence ATGGAGCAAGCCCAGGCCTTCGCCCCGCTGCTCGAGCGGCTGGGCCCGTTCTTCGCGTGGCTGGCGGCGCACCCGCGCGGGGCGTTGCTCGCGATCGCTGCGGTGCCGGTTGCGCTCACCGCCCTCGTCCTCGTCTTCGGCCGCCGGCCCAGCGCGCCACCGGAGGCCGCGATCGAGCTGCCTCCGCCGTCCCCACCGCAGATCGCTGCGCCGGCGGCGGAGACCCCGGTCCCGGCGCCAGCGCCGCTCGCCAGCGCCGCACCGGCACCCGCCCGGACGGTGGCTCCCGCTCCGTCGGAGCCGGTCGTCGAGGCGCCAGCGTCGCGGCCGGCCGCCGCTCCGCGAGCCGCACCGGCTGCCCCGGCCGCGCCGCCCGCACGGCCAGCCGCCCCGCCGGCCCCGGCCCCGCGTCCGGCGCGGCTCGCCGATCGCCTCGCCCGGACCCGGAGTGCCCTCGTCGGAGGGCTCGGGCGCCTGCTCGCGGGGCGCCGGCTCGAGGGCGACGCGCTCGACGAGCTCGAGGCCCTGCTCTTCGGCGCCGACCTCGGCGTCCGGACCACCGAGAGCCTGCTCGACGCGGTGCGCAGCCAGGCCGCCGGCGGCGACGCCGGCGACCTGCGGCGCGTGCTCCGCGAGGCGATCCTCGAGAAGCTCCGGCGGGTCGAGCCGAAGGGCCTGCCGCTCGCGATCGAGGCCGCCCCCCACGTGGTGCTGGTGCTCGGCGTCAACGGATCGGGCAAGACCACCACGATCGGCAAGCTCGCGGCGCTCCACGCCGGCGAGGGCCGCCGCGTGGTGCTCGGGGCGGGTGACACGTTCCGCGCGGCGGCGATCGAGCAGCTCGAGATCTGGGGCGGGCGCGTGGGCTGCGAGGTCGTGAAGGGCGTGGCCGGCGGCGACCCCGCGGCGGTCGCCTTCGACACGGTGAAGGCCGCCCGCGCGCGCCACGCGGACGTCGCGATCATCGACACCGCCGGGCGCCTCCAGACGAAGGCGCCGCTCGTCGAGGAGCTGCGCAAGATCGTGCGCGTGATCGGCCGCGACTGCCCGGGCGCGCCGCACCAGACGCTGCTCGTGATCGACGCGAACACCGGCCAGAACGCGATCTCCCAGGCGCGCGTCTTCCTCGAGGCCGCCGGCGTCACCGGGCTGGTGCTCACCAAGCTCGACGGCACCGCCAAGGGCGGCGTGCTGGTCGGGCTCGCGGACGAGTTCGGGATCCCCGTGCACTGGGTGGGTGTGGGCGAGGGGGTCGAGGACCTGCGCGCGTTCCGGGCCGAGGAGTTCGTCGACGCGCTCTTCGCCGCCGACGAGGGAGCCGCGTGA
- the smc gene encoding chromosome segregation protein SMC produces MRIKSLEITGFKSFADRSVLGFRPGITGIVGPNGCGKSNVVDAMRWCMGEQAPRRLRGKGMEDVIFAGAELRGAIGMAEVVLTFDNSEGRAPAAFAGYPEIQVARRLYRSGESEYLLNKTPCRLRDVHDFFRDTGIGTRGYTIVEQGQIASIVSARPEDRRHLIEEAAGIGKYKARRQEAERKLEATEQNLLRVSDVLAEIRRQIASLERQARKAARYKRLQARVQLLELSLAADDRRELLAEVEAAGRRLTLLRDEVQAGELRLAERETGLERVRLELAERERAVVASSEALFTLRGEIKQLESRIEYEQRERDTLALARESREEERASLRTQLAAAQAEERAAAEELAHLEAQLATEESALAQAEAEVREAGETLRRLEGEREALNPRLVEVLTGIARGEDRIAALGDRRHEIARRLRSADEAIEVQQGEASRAGQEQRRLEEGLNNLLGERDRLMAALRQATLRHERAGLALRSASERLREARERASARSARLGSLREVLERAEDLGGGTRHLVEQGEGVRAAHGLRGLVRDVLEVDPEAEGAVEAVLRERAEALVASGLEGALAALAQVRGAGAGRAVFVLDAGDEVPRARGFVPLGAPLLEHVRVQAGYEAVARTLLGGVYLVPDLGEVRKVYGGGGLPATFVTPGGDVLSPDGVLTGGSASGSGVLARAREVRDLEREVGVLEAELAALVAAHGEAEAELAHASDELDNLRNRHHTAALAVASHEKDLERSRERLKATLEAQDGRSAERSELVAEGEALELEGEALARRLESQRVERGEAQRALDALSTRIGQAGRDLQRCDAAFTERRVGHAARAEKRDRAAQVRGRALEAAREAEGWIARREREIEEMEARRAELAASSEEARGRLAERLRAEDTAREAADRARDGFEAAAAEVRAREDEVRQLRSEAFARRERVQATELELRERELRLEQVEQRVRDRWQLELAGWVPPAPGEPVVAIEPAAGEAGAEGVAAAAEEGEGEGEAPEPVGLSRSDAEWATRPREERVRHLEEVGRRMQSLGEVNVGAIEEHEELAERQRFLGEQKGDLEHTVAQLREAIARINRASRKRFRETFEAVNERFQQNFPRLFRGGKASLSLTESEDVLDAGVDILAQPPGKRLQNVNLLSGGEKTLTALALLVSLFQVHPSPFFLLDEVDAALDDANVGRFNEIVKDMSAQSQFLVITHNKATIEIADVLYGVTMEEKGVSKVVSVQLRDG; encoded by the coding sequence TTGCGCATCAAGTCCCTCGAGATCACGGGCTTCAAGTCCTTCGCGGACCGCTCCGTGCTCGGCTTCCGGCCGGGCATCACGGGGATCGTCGGCCCGAACGGCTGCGGCAAGTCGAACGTCGTCGACGCGATGCGCTGGTGCATGGGCGAGCAGGCCCCGCGGCGCCTGCGCGGCAAGGGCATGGAGGACGTGATCTTCGCCGGCGCCGAGCTGCGCGGCGCGATCGGCATGGCGGAGGTGGTCCTCACCTTCGACAACTCGGAGGGCCGCGCGCCGGCCGCCTTCGCCGGCTACCCCGAGATCCAGGTGGCCCGGCGCCTGTACCGCAGCGGCGAGTCCGAATACCTGCTGAACAAGACCCCCTGCCGCCTGCGCGACGTCCACGACTTCTTCCGCGATACCGGCATCGGCACCCGCGGCTACACGATCGTGGAGCAGGGCCAGATCGCCTCGATCGTCTCCGCCCGGCCCGAGGATCGGCGCCACCTGATCGAGGAGGCGGCCGGGATCGGCAAGTACAAGGCGCGCCGCCAGGAGGCCGAGCGCAAGCTCGAGGCCACCGAGCAGAACCTGCTGCGCGTGTCGGACGTGCTGGCCGAGATCCGGCGCCAGATCGCCTCGCTCGAGCGCCAGGCCCGCAAGGCGGCGCGCTACAAGCGCCTGCAGGCGCGCGTGCAGCTGCTCGAGCTCTCGCTCGCGGCCGACGACCGGCGCGAGCTGCTGGCCGAGGTCGAGGCCGCCGGCCGGCGCCTCACGCTCCTGCGCGACGAGGTGCAGGCCGGCGAGCTGCGCCTGGCGGAGCGCGAGACCGGGCTCGAGCGCGTGCGCCTCGAGCTGGCCGAGCGCGAGCGCGCCGTGGTGGCGAGCAGCGAAGCGCTCTTCACCCTGCGCGGCGAGATCAAGCAGCTCGAGAGCCGCATCGAGTACGAGCAGCGCGAACGCGACACCCTGGCGCTCGCCCGCGAGTCGCGCGAGGAGGAGCGCGCGAGCCTGCGCACCCAGCTCGCCGCCGCGCAGGCCGAGGAGCGCGCCGCCGCCGAGGAGCTGGCGCACCTCGAGGCGCAGCTCGCGACCGAGGAGTCGGCGCTGGCCCAGGCGGAGGCGGAGGTGCGCGAGGCGGGCGAGACGCTGCGGCGCCTCGAAGGCGAGCGCGAGGCGCTGAACCCGCGGCTCGTGGAGGTGCTCACCGGGATCGCGCGCGGCGAGGACCGGATCGCGGCGCTCGGCGACCGCCGCCACGAGATCGCCCGCCGCCTGCGCAGCGCCGACGAGGCGATCGAGGTCCAGCAGGGCGAGGCGAGCCGCGCCGGGCAGGAGCAGCGGCGGCTCGAGGAGGGACTCAACAACCTGCTCGGCGAGCGCGACCGCCTGATGGCGGCGCTGCGCCAGGCGACGCTGCGCCACGAGCGCGCCGGGCTCGCGCTGCGCAGCGCGAGCGAGCGGCTGCGCGAGGCGCGCGAGCGGGCCTCGGCGCGCAGCGCCCGGCTCGGCTCGCTGCGCGAGGTGCTGGAGCGTGCCGAGGACCTGGGTGGGGGCACGCGCCACCTGGTCGAGCAGGGCGAGGGCGTCCGCGCGGCGCACGGCCTGCGGGGCCTCGTCCGCGACGTCCTCGAGGTGGACCCCGAGGCCGAGGGGGCGGTCGAGGCGGTGCTGCGCGAGCGCGCGGAGGCGCTGGTCGCGAGCGGGCTCGAGGGGGCGCTCGCGGCGCTCGCGCAGGTGCGCGGTGCGGGCGCCGGCCGGGCCGTCTTCGTGCTCGACGCCGGGGACGAGGTGCCGCGCGCGCGCGGCTTCGTCCCGCTCGGGGCCCCGCTGCTCGAGCACGTCCGCGTCCAGGCCGGCTACGAGGCCGTGGCGCGGACGCTCCTCGGCGGCGTCTACCTGGTTCCCGACCTCGGCGAGGTCCGCAAGGTCTACGGCGGGGGGGGCCTGCCGGCGACCTTCGTGACGCCCGGCGGCGACGTGCTCTCGCCCGACGGCGTGCTCACGGGAGGCAGCGCGAGCGGCAGCGGCGTGCTGGCCCGCGCGCGCGAGGTGCGTGACCTCGAGCGCGAGGTCGGGGTGCTCGAGGCCGAGCTCGCCGCCCTGGTCGCGGCGCACGGGGAGGCCGAGGCCGAGCTCGCGCACGCTTCCGACGAGCTCGACAACCTGCGCAACCGCCACCACACGGCAGCGCTCGCGGTCGCGAGCCACGAGAAGGACCTCGAGCGCTCGCGCGAGCGGCTGAAGGCCACGCTCGAGGCGCAGGACGGCCGCAGCGCGGAGCGCTCCGAGCTGGTCGCCGAGGGCGAGGCGCTGGAGCTCGAGGGCGAGGCGCTGGCCCGCCGGCTCGAGTCGCAGCGCGTCGAGCGAGGCGAGGCGCAGCGCGCGCTCGACGCGCTCTCGACCCGGATCGGGCAGGCGGGGCGGGATCTCCAACGCTGCGACGCGGCGTTCACGGAGCGCCGCGTCGGCCACGCCGCCCGGGCCGAGAAGCGCGACCGGGCCGCCCAGGTGCGGGGGCGCGCCCTCGAGGCAGCGCGCGAGGCCGAGGGCTGGATCGCCCGGCGCGAGCGCGAGATCGAGGAGATGGAGGCCCGGCGCGCCGAGCTCGCGGCCTCGAGCGAGGAGGCGCGCGGCCGGCTCGCCGAGCGGCTGCGCGCGGAGGACACCGCCCGGGAGGCCGCCGACCGCGCCCGCGACGGCTTCGAGGCGGCTGCCGCCGAGGTGCGCGCCCGCGAGGACGAGGTGCGCCAGCTCCGGAGCGAGGCCTTCGCCCGGCGCGAGCGCGTGCAGGCGACCGAGCTCGAGCTGCGCGAGCGCGAGCTGCGCCTCGAGCAGGTGGAGCAGCGGGTGCGCGATCGCTGGCAGCTCGAGCTCGCGGGCTGGGTGCCGCCGGCGCCCGGTGAGCCGGTCGTCGCGATCGAGCCGGCGGCCGGGGAGGCCGGCGCGGAAGGCGTCGCGGCGGCGGCGGAGGAGGGCGAGGGCGAGGGCGAGGCGCCGGAGCCGGTCGGGCTCTCGCGCTCGGACGCCGAGTGGGCGACGCGCCCGCGCGAGGAGCGGGTGCGCCACCTCGAGGAAGTGGGCCGGCGCATGCAGTCGCTCGGCGAGGTCAACGTCGGCGCCATCGAGGAGCACGAGGAGCTGGCCGAGCGCCAGCGCTTCCTCGGCGAGCAGAAGGGCGATCTCGAGCACACCGTGGCGCAGCTTCGCGAGGCGATCGCGCGCATCAACCGCGCCAGCCGCAAGCGCTTCCGCGAGACCTTCGAGGCCGTGAACGAGCGCTTCCAGCAGAACTTCCCGCGCCTGTTCCGGGGCGGGAAGGCGAGCCTCTCGCTGACCGAGTCCGAGGACGTGCTCGACGCTGGCGTCGACATCCTGGCCCAGCCGCCGGGCAAGCGGCTCCAGAACGTGAACCTGCTCTCGGGCGGCGAGAAGACGCTGACCGCGCTTGCGCTGCTGGTCTCGCTCTTCCAGGTCCATCCCTCGCCCTTCTTCCTGCTCGACGAGGTGGACGCCGCGCTCGACGACGCCAACGTGGGGCGCTTCAACGAGATCGTGAAGGACATGTCGGCGCAGTCGCAGTTCCTCGTCATCACGCACAACAAGGCGACGATCGAGATCGCCGACGTGCTCTACGGCGTGACGATGGAGGAGAAGGGCGTCTCGAAGGTGGTCTCGGTCCAGCTGCGCGACGGGTAG
- a CDS encoding ABC transporter ATP-binding protein: MAARAQDALHEEEVLGKAYDARLMARLWRWVAPYRGQVAATLLLTAPMFVLELAPAWLVKAGLDRVQGEGAEAGRLGWLLAPPGAIDPLAWLAGLYLLAMALGAALQFLHAVLMAKTGQAAMRDLRRDVFAHLQALHLGFFDRHPVGRLVTRATNDVENLSEMFSAGIVALVTDVLKMAGFAVVLFLVEPRLALVAFLVVPLLAAAALVFRARVREAFRKVRVRIARINAMIQETITGMKVVQLFRREARNQRDFEALNAEHRDAWLESIRYDAALFAAVEIANGLATAVIIGYGATLVIGGGLTLGTLYVFMDWMRRFFLPLRDLSAKYSVMQSAMASCERIFHLLDTEPAVRDPATPAAPAPPAPPAPARTPTGGVVFEHVWFAYQGEDWVLRDLDLRVAPGERVALVGATGAGKTSVIKLLTRLYEPTRGRVLLDGVDLREIPQHDLRRRIATVLQDVFLFSGTVASNVALGRPDLDRAAVERAARLVEADRFLARLPRGFDSELRERGSDLSAGQRQLLSFARAVAHGGDLLVLDEATSSVDAETELAIQRGLHALLAQRTAIVIAHRLSTIQDVDTIHVLHRGRLVESGSHAELLARRGAYWRLYRLQFEHEHTGSPAGGEAREAV; this comes from the coding sequence GTGGCGGCACGAGCGCAGGACGCCCTCCACGAAGAGGAGGTGCTCGGCAAGGCCTACGACGCCCGGCTGATGGCGCGGCTCTGGCGCTGGGTCGCGCCCTATCGCGGCCAGGTCGCCGCCACGCTGCTGCTCACGGCGCCGATGTTCGTGCTCGAGCTGGCGCCCGCCTGGCTCGTCAAGGCGGGCCTCGATCGCGTCCAGGGTGAGGGCGCAGAGGCTGGCCGCCTCGGCTGGCTCCTGGCCCCGCCCGGCGCGATCGACCCCCTCGCCTGGCTCGCCGGCCTCTACCTGCTCGCGATGGCGCTCGGGGCCGCGCTCCAGTTCCTGCACGCGGTGCTGATGGCGAAGACCGGCCAGGCGGCGATGCGCGACCTGCGGCGCGACGTCTTCGCCCACCTCCAGGCGCTGCACCTCGGCTTCTTCGACCGCCACCCGGTCGGCCGCCTCGTGACGCGCGCCACCAACGACGTCGAGAACCTCTCGGAGATGTTCTCGGCCGGCATCGTCGCCCTGGTGACCGACGTGCTCAAGATGGCCGGCTTCGCGGTGGTGCTGTTCCTGGTCGAGCCGCGGCTCGCGCTGGTGGCCTTCCTGGTCGTCCCGCTCCTCGCTGCGGCCGCCCTGGTGTTCCGGGCCCGGGTGCGCGAGGCCTTCCGCAAGGTCCGCGTCCGCATCGCGCGCATCAACGCGATGATCCAGGAGACGATCACCGGGATGAAGGTGGTGCAGCTCTTCCGCCGCGAGGCTCGCAACCAGCGCGACTTCGAGGCCCTGAACGCGGAGCACCGGGACGCCTGGCTCGAGTCGATCCGCTACGACGCGGCGCTCTTCGCGGCGGTCGAGATCGCCAACGGCCTCGCCACCGCGGTCATCATCGGCTACGGCGCGACGCTGGTGATCGGCGGCGGCCTCACGCTCGGGACGCTCTACGTCTTCATGGACTGGATGCGGCGCTTCTTCCTGCCGCTGCGCGATCTCTCGGCGAAGTACTCGGTGATGCAGTCGGCGATGGCGAGCTGCGAGCGGATCTTCCACCTGCTCGACACCGAGCCGGCGGTGCGCGACCCGGCGACGCCCGCGGCGCCGGCGCCCCCGGCGCCCCCGGCGCCCGCCCGCACGCCGACCGGCGGGGTCGTCTTCGAGCACGTCTGGTTCGCCTACCAGGGCGAGGACTGGGTGCTGCGCGACCTCGACCTGCGGGTGGCGCCCGGCGAGCGGGTGGCGCTGGTCGGCGCCACGGGCGCCGGCAAGACCTCGGTCATCAAGCTCCTGACCCGGCTCTACGAGCCGACCCGGGGCCGGGTGCTGCTCGACGGCGTGGACCTGCGCGAGATCCCCCAGCACGACCTGCGCCGGCGCATCGCGACGGTGCTCCAGGACGTCTTCCTGTTCAGCGGGACGGTCGCCTCCAACGTCGCCCTGGGCCGCCCCGACCTCGACCGCGCCGCGGTCGAGCGGGCGGCGCGCCTGGTGGAGGCCGATCGCTTCCTCGCGCGCCTGCCGCGGGGCTTCGACAGCGAGCTCCGCGAGCGCGGCAGCGATCTGTCGGCCGGCCAGCGCCAGCTCCTCTCGTTCGCGCGCGCGGTCGCCCACGGCGGCGATCTCCTGGTGCTGGACGAGGCGACGAGCTCGGTCGACGCCGAGACCGAGCTCGCGATCCAGCGGGGCCTGCACGCGCTGCTCGCGCAGCGCACCGCGATCGTCATCGCCCACCGGCTCTCGACGATCCAGGACGTCGACACGATCCACGTCCTGCATCGCGGCCGGCTCGTCGAGTCGGGCAGCCACGCGGAGCTCCTGGCCCGGCGCGGCGCGTACTGGCGGCTCTACCGGCTCCAGTTCGAGCACGAGCACACGGGCTCGCCCGCCGGCGGCGAAGCCCGCGAAGCGGTCTGA
- a CDS encoding ABC transporter ATP-binding protein, producing the protein MSAAAHPAGALEAGAPAPGGWRRLAGYLRRNRGSYLLGSAVTLGYAAAFASVPMLVAWAIRAVEQGLPEAEILRRCGALVVATLARGALRYGSRTILFDAAREIEYEIRNDLFAHLQRLPQSFFQGWRTGDLMSRCVNDLGSLRLMLGPGVLSVLQTPILYGFVLVAMFSLDPLLAALVLIPYPLFVVIARSFGRSMHRSNLDAQEGLAGLGSQLQETIAGIAAVKAYAMEAATAARFEEANERLYRAQVRLIRVNGAMPAIASMLPAAATWIVLLVGGHRIAAGQMDVATFFAFAMFVYELTFPTFIMGWVFALVQRGRAALQRIDEILSVVPSIADRPDAVAVERLRGEIEFRGLSFRYEAGREEALREVSLHVPAGSVLGVVGPIGSGKTTLAALIPRLLEVPEGQLFLDGIDANRIPLRALRSSIAMVPQDGFLFSMSLAENVAYGLAEVERATVLEAARRAQLAKDVADLPHGWDTLVGERGVMLSGGQRQRATLARALALRPRILILDDTLSSVDAETEAAIRRGLREVFAGRTVIVISHRVASVRDADRIVVLDEGRVVERGEHGALLAQGGLYARLAREQALEDELGAALDHAAEHAADPDATRDPQP; encoded by the coding sequence GTGAGCGCCGCGGCGCATCCGGCCGGCGCGCTCGAGGCGGGTGCGCCGGCGCCCGGCGGCTGGCGCCGGCTCGCCGGCTACCTGCGCCGCAACCGCGGCAGCTACCTCCTCGGCTCGGCCGTGACGCTCGGCTATGCGGCCGCCTTCGCGAGCGTGCCGATGCTCGTGGCGTGGGCGATCCGGGCGGTCGAGCAGGGGCTTCCGGAGGCCGAGATCCTGCGCCGCTGCGGGGCGCTGGTCGTGGCCACGCTCGCGCGGGGAGCGCTCCGCTACGGCTCGCGCACGATCCTCTTCGACGCCGCCCGCGAGATCGAGTACGAGATCCGCAACGACCTCTTCGCACACCTCCAGCGCCTGCCGCAGTCCTTCTTCCAGGGCTGGCGCACCGGCGACCTGATGAGCCGCTGCGTGAACGACCTGGGCTCGCTGCGGCTGATGCTCGGCCCGGGCGTGCTCTCGGTGCTGCAGACGCCGATCCTCTACGGCTTCGTGCTCGTCGCGATGTTCTCGCTCGACCCGCTGCTGGCCGCGCTGGTGCTGATCCCGTACCCGCTCTTCGTCGTGATCGCGCGCAGCTTCGGGCGCTCGATGCACCGCAGCAACCTCGACGCCCAGGAGGGCCTCGCGGGGCTCGGCTCGCAGCTCCAGGAGACGATCGCCGGGATCGCGGCCGTGAAGGCGTACGCGATGGAGGCGGCCACGGCGGCGCGCTTCGAGGAGGCCAACGAGCGGCTCTACCGGGCGCAGGTCCGGCTGATCCGGGTCAACGGCGCGATGCCGGCCATCGCGAGCATGCTCCCGGCCGCGGCGACCTGGATCGTGCTGCTCGTGGGCGGCCATCGCATCGCCGCCGGCCAGATGGACGTCGCGACCTTCTTCGCGTTCGCGATGTTCGTCTACGAGCTGACCTTCCCGACCTTCATCATGGGCTGGGTCTTCGCGCTCGTGCAGCGCGGGCGCGCCGCCCTGCAGCGCATCGACGAGATCCTCTCCGTGGTGCCCTCGATCGCCGACCGCCCCGACGCCGTGGCGGTCGAGCGCCTGCGCGGCGAGATCGAGTTCCGCGGGCTCTCCTTCCGCTACGAGGCGGGCCGCGAGGAGGCGCTGCGCGAGGTGTCGCTGCACGTGCCGGCGGGCAGCGTGCTGGGCGTCGTCGGCCCGATCGGGTCCGGCAAGACCACGCTCGCCGCGCTGATCCCGCGCCTGCTCGAGGTGCCGGAGGGGCAGCTCTTCCTCGACGGCATCGACGCCAACCGGATCCCCCTGCGCGCGCTGCGCTCGTCGATCGCGATGGTGCCCCAGGACGGCTTCCTGTTCTCGATGTCGCTGGCCGAGAACGTCGCCTACGGGCTCGCCGAGGTGGAGCGAGCCACGGTGCTGGAGGCTGCCCGGCGCGCCCAGCTCGCCAAGGACGTGGCGGACCTCCCGCACGGCTGGGACACGCTGGTCGGCGAGCGCGGGGTCATGCTCTCGGGCGGCCAGCGCCAGCGGGCGACCCTGGCCCGCGCGCTCGCCCTGCGCCCCCGGATCCTGATCCTCGACGACACGCTCTCGAGCGTGGACGCCGAGACCGAGGCCGCGATCCGCCGCGGCCTGCGCGAGGTGTTCGCCGGGCGCACGGTGATCGTGATCTCGCACCGGGTCGCGAGCGTGCGGGACGCGGACCGGATCGTGGTGCTCGACGAGGGGCGGGTGGTCGAGCGCGGCGAGCACGGGGCGCTCCTGGCGCAGGGAGGGCTCTACGCGCGCCTGGCACGGGAGCAGGCGCTCGAGGACGAGCTCGGCGCGGCGCTCGACCACGCCGCCGAGCACGCGGCGGACCCGGACGCCACGCGGGACCCACAGCCGTGA
- a CDS encoding TIGR04283 family arsenosugar biosynthesis glycosyltransferase, which produces MRIAVVIPTLDEAASVEAAIASAGAAGGPISPETCAREPAPLATGDRDIEVWVVDGGSRDATVARARAAGACVLSAAAGRARQQEAGWRASRGDAVVFLHADTRLPAGWAGAVRGALSDPHVAGGAFRLRYEPRPPAMAVIEWGARVRARLLGLPYGDQALFARRGVLEAIGGVPAVPIFEDLDLVRALRRRGRFAQLPLAVATSSRRYLRRGVLRTFGRHALALAAWRLGLDRERVADWVRR; this is translated from the coding sequence GTGCGGATCGCCGTCGTGATCCCGACCCTCGACGAGGCCGCCTCGGTCGAGGCCGCGATCGCGAGCGCCGGGGCGGCGGGCGGACCGATCTCCCCGGAGACGTGCGCGCGCGAGCCGGCCCCGCTCGCGACGGGCGATCGCGACATCGAGGTGTGGGTCGTCGACGGCGGCAGCCGCGACGCCACCGTGGCCCGCGCCCGGGCGGCCGGTGCGTGCGTCCTGTCCGCAGCGGCCGGGCGGGCGCGGCAGCAGGAGGCGGGCTGGCGGGCCAGCCGAGGAGACGCGGTCGTGTTCCTTCACGCCGATACGCGCTTGCCGGCCGGCTGGGCCGGCGCCGTCCGCGGCGCTCTCTCGGACCCGCACGTGGCAGGCGGCGCCTTCCGACTGCGCTACGAGCCGCGCCCGCCGGCGATGGCGGTGATCGAGTGGGGAGCCCGCGTGCGCGCCCGCCTGCTCGGCCTGCCCTACGGCGACCAGGCGCTCTTCGCGCGGCGCGGCGTGCTCGAGGCGATCGGCGGGGTCCCCGCCGTGCCGATCTTCGAGGACCTCGACCTCGTCCGCGCCCTGCGCCGCCGCGGCCGGTTCGCGCAGCTCCCGCTCGCGGTCGCGACGTCGTCGCGGCGCTACCTGCGGCGCGGCGTCCTGCGGACCTTCGGGCGCCACGCGCTGGCGCTCGCGGCCTGGCGGCTCGGGCTCGATCGCGAGCGGGTCGCGGACTGGGTGCGCCGGTGA